A stretch of DNA from Nitrosophilus labii:
GTAGACTCTCCCATTCTGATTCTTGGTATGCATCTTAATACTACACCATAACTTCCATCATTATTGATGTATATATTTTCTTTGTCATCAAAGATACGATAAGGCAAAAAGTCGGTTATTTTATAGCGTTTAAATAGCAAATTCCAATTTTTTACAAGCAAAGAGGCAATATCTTCTTTTGCGGAACTCCTCGTATAAATATAGTAGAGGGAAAATGTTATAAATGTTGCAGCTACAACAAAAAATACCATAGAATCCATTATTTCACCTCATTGAAATCAAAGATTTTTTCATCTTTTTTGTCGCTTCCCTGATCCGCAAGCACCCATTCGCCTTCTTTGATTTTTATATAACTTGTCTGGTACCCATGATAGATTCCGCTTTTTGAGACATACGGATAAATTATCATCTTTGCAAAAAGTGGTTGTCGATAAAGAGGCATATTCTCTTTGACTTTCATATTTTCTATTACAGCATCTTTTTTATGCTTTTGCGCATATACCGGTGAAGTTTTTAAGAGTTTTTTCTCAACGCTTTCGGGGGTACTTTGTCCTGCAAACTCTCTTATCACAGCCATTTTTTCATTATTGGACAACTTGTTTTTTTGCTCTTTTTTAGGAGCTGGAATAGTTATGTTGTTGCTTGTACTGGCGCATCCTGTTAATAGCATGGTTGCTATTAACATACTCATCATTACTGCATTTTTCTTCATTTCTAATCCTTTTTAAAAGTTATTTTTGGTGTGATTATTACGGTTTTTGCACTTACATATCCTGGCCTATCGGCAAGTTTTATCCAGCTATAACCTTTTTTGTTTACGACTATTTTTTCAAAATAGAATTTTTCTCCTCTTTTAAGCCATCCAAGTTTCTTTGATCTGGCGGTAGGCTTTTCTCTTACATTTACAGCAGATACACTTACAATGGCTTCTTGTTTTATGAGAGGTTCATAATATTTTACATTTACAGCATCAATCTTTTTTCTGTTCTCCAAAGCGATATTTTTTACAGTCTCAATATTTTTAGTATGTTCTAATATTTTTTGCTCCAACATTCTTATTTTCTTATTATGTTCTTTATGATAATTAATAAGTTTTACAAGTGCTGTTTGCATGGCTTCAAGATCTTTTTTTGGTATAGATACATATTCTGCATTATTGCCGGCTATCAATGTAACAGATAATATGCAGACGGATAAAAATTTACTTAACGATACTTTTATGAATGTATCCATCTTCTATCCTTATCCAGCCATTTTTTTCATATTTTGCATAAAGCTCTTCACCTCTTTTTGCAACTCTCAGTATTTTTGCTTCGCAAGATGGAGCTTGTCTGATATTTGCATTGGCAACACATACTTTTACAATCTTGTTTAGCTGTATAACTGTATCAGTACCATTTGTTTTGCTGCACTCATTAAGCTTTGTTTTCTCATATACAGCGGATTTATATTGGTTTTTGTCAATTTCTATGATAATAGATTTCTCACGAGTAATTTTTTGCAGTTCAACTGCTTCTATAATATCCTTTAGCTTTTGGTTCTCTTTTGTTATCTCAGTTTCATATTGCAGTTTGTCCATCTCTTTTTGATCTTTATCTTTGCATTTATTACAATCATTTTCACCAATGCGTTTTTTCTGCAAAGCGTCCAGATCATCGTTGCTCATTTCATACACTTCGCTAACACTTGCACATACTCCATTATTCTTTCCCTTTAGACAACTAAAATCATCCTTGTACGGCATCATGGCGCATCCTGAATACAATATTGCCATTGCCGCAGAGGAGAGTATAAGATTTATTTTTATCATTTGTTATCCTTTGGCTTTAGATACTTACTTATTTTTGGAATATCTCTTCCCTGGATAATATCTACGACTTTGGTTCCGTTTTTCTCAACCACATAAATTTTAGGAGTTCCTGTCACACCAAGTTTTGCAGCAAGTTTTTTCATTTTTGCAAGTTTTTCTTTGGCTTCATTTGTAATTGTTATATTTGCATCTTTATTGGTTTTTCTGATTTTTGAAAAAGCTTTTTTCGGATCGTCTGATGAAAGTATTTCCAAGCTCCATTTTTTTGCATGTTTATGAAAAGCAAGGGGGAAAAAATTTAGATAAATCGTTGAGTCATTTTCTTCCAAGAAAGATTCAACATCCCTACAATATGGACATTCCGGATCTGTAAAAATAACAAACTCATATTTGTTGCCACCCTTTCCGTTTACGATTTTTACGGCGTTCTTTATTAATTCCTGTTTTTTTAAGGTTTTAATTTTTTTGTCGGTTAGCTCTTGTTGCCACTTTATCCTATCATTTGCGGTTATATTCGTACCTCTTGCTGTATATATTTCAC
This window harbors:
- a CDS encoding TraV family lipoprotein; protein product: MKKNAVMMSMLIATMLLTGCASTSNNITIPAPKKEQKNKLSNNEKMAVIREFAGQSTPESVEKKLLKTSPVYAQKHKKDAVIENMKVKENMPLYRQPLFAKMIIYPYVSKSGIYHGYQTSYIKIKEGEWVLADQGSDKKDEKIFDFNEVK
- a CDS encoding SH3 domain-containing protein, whose amino-acid sequence is MDTFIKVSLSKFLSVCILSVTLIAGNNAEYVSIPKKDLEAMQTALVKLINYHKEHNKKIRMLEQKILEHTKNIETVKNIALENRKKIDAVNVKYYEPLIKQEAIVSVSAVNVREKPTARSKKLGWLKRGEKFYFEKIVVNKKGYSWIKLADRPGYVSAKTVIITPKITFKKD
- a CDS encoding TraV family lipoprotein, coding for MIKINLILSSAAMAILYSGCAMMPYKDDFSCLKGKNNGVCASVSEVYEMSNDDLDALQKKRIGENDCNKCKDKDQKEMDKLQYETEITKENQKLKDIIEAVELQKITREKSIIIEIDKNQYKSAVYEKTKLNECSKTNGTDTVIQLNKIVKVCVANANIRQAPSCEAKILRVAKRGEELYAKYEKNGWIRIEDGYIHKSIVK
- a CDS encoding DsbC family protein; protein product: MRIKILSGITVIAFLSGSILNAKTLTEEQEEALVKSIIPGTKVEKVARGEIDGFYKAYLDNGQILYINPFKRLIFVGEIYTARGTNITANDRIKWQQELTDKKIKTLKKQELIKNAVKIVNGKGGNKYEFVIFTDPECPYCRDVESFLEENDSTIYLNFFPLAFHKHAKKWSLEILSSDDPKKAFSKIRKTNKDANITITNEAKEKLAKMKKLAAKLGVTGTPKIYVVEKNGTKVVDIIQGRDIPKISKYLKPKDNK